Proteins found in one Anaerolineales bacterium genomic segment:
- a CDS encoding DUF4389 domain-containing protein, with the protein MENPAEYPARLQVDYPEQLDRWTTFFRIIYIIPIAIILSLLTQAGETVTKTVILNQAGDVVNVTRDTTGGLLTGLFMATLLMILFRQRYPRWWFDFIRELTRFEARFAVYATLLTDQYPSTVEEQAVHLEIDYPEVETELNRWMPLVKWLLAIPHYIVLAFLGVGAVFAAIIAWFAILLTGQYPKSLFDYMVGVVRWGLRVNAYAFLLVTDKYPPFSLS; encoded by the coding sequence ATGGAAAACCCCGCAGAATATCCGGCTCGTTTACAGGTCGACTATCCGGAACAATTGGATCGTTGGACCACGTTCTTTCGTATCATCTACATCATCCCCATTGCGATCATCTTGAGTCTGCTCACGCAGGCCGGGGAGACCGTCACGAAGACGGTTATCCTGAATCAAGCCGGCGATGTGGTGAACGTTACCCGGGACACGACAGGCGGATTGTTGACTGGCTTATTCATGGCTACACTCTTGATGATCCTCTTTCGCCAACGCTATCCCCGCTGGTGGTTCGATTTTATCCGCGAATTGACGCGCTTCGAGGCCAGGTTCGCTGTCTATGCGACGCTGCTCACCGATCAATATCCCTCGACCGTCGAAGAGCAGGCGGTCCATCTGGAGATCGACTACCCCGAAGTGGAAACAGAACTCAATCGCTGGATGCCGCTGGTGAAATGGCTCCTGGCCATACCGCATTACATCGTTTTGGCCTTTCTCGGTGTCGGCGCCGTGTTCGCCGCGATCATCGCCTGGTTTGCCATTCTGTTAACCGGCCAGTACCCGAAGAGCCTTTTCGACTACATGGTCGGCGTCGTCCGCTGGGGGCTGCGTGTGAACGCTTACGCATTCCTGCTGGTGACCGACAAATATCCACCGTTCAGTTTGAGTTAG
- a CDS encoding NAD(P)-dependent alcohol dehydrogenase gives MKAIVVAEYGPANGLRLQEAEKPTPREHEVLIKIYATTVTAGDVILRRMRFPLRLIFSLFFGLKKNKILGHELAGEVESLGREVKGFKIGDQVFASAGNSGGAYAEYICLPEDGMLALKPDNMTYEQAAAVPIGANTALHILRKGNIQPGQKVMIYGASGSVGTYAVQLARYFGAAVTGVCSTSNLEMVQSLGADHVIDYTKTDFAQFAAYYDVVFDAVRKLPSSQAKRLLKENGKSLSASSPTSERTENLVFIKGLIEQGKLKAVIDRTYTLEQIPEAHRYVEEGHKKGNVVITLE, from the coding sequence ATGAAAGCGATCGTCGTCGCCGAGTATGGACCGGCGAACGGACTCCGGCTGCAGGAAGCGGAAAAACCAACGCCCAGAGAACATGAAGTCTTGATAAAAATATATGCTACGACGGTGACCGCCGGAGATGTCATCCTGCGGCGTATGCGCTTCCCGCTGCGTTTGATTTTCAGCCTATTCTTCGGTCTCAAGAAAAATAAGATCCTGGGACACGAGTTGGCCGGAGAGGTCGAATCCCTCGGCAGAGAAGTGAAGGGATTCAAAATTGGCGACCAGGTCTTTGCATCGGCCGGAAACAGCGGAGGCGCTTATGCCGAGTACATCTGCCTGCCGGAAGACGGCATGCTGGCGCTCAAGCCGGACAACATGACCTACGAGCAGGCTGCGGCGGTTCCCATCGGCGCCAACACCGCACTGCACATTCTCCGCAAAGGGAACATCCAACCGGGACAGAAGGTTATGATCTACGGCGCCTCAGGCAGCGTGGGGACGTACGCCGTCCAGTTGGCCAGATATTTCGGGGCGGCGGTCACGGGCGTGTGCAGCACTTCGAATCTGGAAATGGTGCAGTCCCTGGGCGCCGATCACGTCATCGATTACACAAAGACCGATTTTGCCCAATTCGCTGCGTACTATGACGTCGTCTTTGATGCCGTTCGAAAACTGCCGTCTTCGCAGGCGAAGAGATTGTTGAAGGAAAATGGAAAGTCTCTTTCGGCCAGCTCTCCAACGAGCGAAAGAACCGAGAACCTGGTCTTCATTAAAGGGCTCATCGAGCAGGGAAAACTGAAGGCGGTGATCGACCGCACCTACACGCTGGAGCAGATTCCCGAAGCCCATCGCTACGTGGAAGAGGGGCATAAAAAAGGCAACGTCGTCATCACTTTGGAGTGA
- a CDS encoding DUF6326 family protein, which yields MEEIRIKLSGLWTALILTYLLGDVLRIFSGDFVPGEMGEMGGMQITQGMYLGLAILLLIPIIMVFLSLVLKYRANRWTNLVLAAFFFIFNLFGLPTYPSLYDQFLIIVGLVFNGLTFWYAWKWPEPES from the coding sequence ATGGAAGAGATACGGATCAAGCTTTCAGGACTATGGACGGCGCTCATACTGACCTATCTTTTGGGAGACGTGCTGCGTATTTTCAGCGGCGACTTTGTCCCGGGCGAGATGGGCGAGATGGGTGGGATGCAGATCACGCAGGGGATGTATCTGGGACTGGCAATTTTGTTGCTGATTCCCATTATTATGGTTTTCCTTTCACTGGTTTTGAAGTATCGAGCCAATCGGTGGACAAACCTCGTCCTGGCGGCCTTCTTTTTTATCTTTAACCTCTTTGGGCTGCCGACGTACCCTTCCCTCTACGATCAATTTTTAATCATCGTCGGGCTTGTGTTTAATGGATTGACGTTTTGGTATGCCTGGAAATGGCCCGAACCGGAGTCTTGA
- a CDS encoding NAD(P)-dependent alcohol dehydrogenase, whose amino-acid sequence MKAIVWTKYGPPEVLRLGEVEKPAPKDDELLIRIHATTVTAGDCEMRSLDFPLILGLAMRLWIGLLKPRGSTIPGTELAGEIEALGRAVKGFKAGDQVFGAAGMKLGANAEYICLPAEPNDMQGGVTLKPDNMNYAEAATVPFGGRDALHFLRKADIQSGQKILINGAGGSIGTFAVQLAKHFGAEVTAIDSAEKLEMLRSLGADHVVDYTQEDFTQNGVVYDVIFDVVGTVSFSRSKNSIKKDGIFLLANPTSQILKGLWTRMTTGKQVVLETASGTIDDLIYLKELVEAGTLRTVIDRIYPLEQIVDAHRYVETGKKQGNVVITVAPAPAV is encoded by the coding sequence ATGAAGGCGATTGTCTGGACGAAATACGGTCCCCCGGAAGTCCTTCGACTTGGGGAAGTCGAAAAGCCCGCGCCTAAGGACGACGAACTGCTCATCCGAATTCACGCAACGACCGTCACTGCCGGCGACTGCGAAATGCGAAGTCTCGATTTTCCCCTCATTCTCGGCCTCGCCATGCGGTTGTGGATCGGGCTTTTAAAACCGAGAGGATCGACGATCCCCGGAACCGAACTCGCCGGAGAGATCGAAGCGCTGGGTCGAGCGGTGAAGGGTTTCAAGGCGGGCGATCAGGTGTTTGGCGCCGCCGGCATGAAATTGGGCGCGAATGCCGAATATATCTGCCTGCCTGCAGAACCGAACGACATGCAAGGGGGCGTGACTCTCAAACCGGACAACATGAACTATGCGGAAGCCGCCACAGTCCCCTTCGGAGGCCGCGACGCACTGCATTTCCTGCGCAAGGCGGACATTCAAAGCGGGCAGAAGATCCTAATCAACGGAGCCGGCGGCAGCATCGGCACGTTCGCCGTGCAGCTCGCCAAACACTTCGGAGCCGAAGTGACGGCGATCGACAGCGCGGAGAAGTTGGAGATGCTTCGATCGCTTGGCGCCGACCATGTCGTCGACTACACCCAGGAGGATTTCACGCAAAACGGCGTCGTCTACGACGTCATCTTCGACGTCGTCGGCACGGTTTCATTTTCGCGCAGCAAAAATTCCATCAAGAAGGACGGCATCTTCCTTCTCGCCAACCCAACATCACAGATCCTGAAAGGCCTCTGGACCAGGATGACGACCGGCAAGCAGGTCGTTCTGGAGACTGCGAGTGGGACGATCGATGACTTGATCTACCTCAAAGAACTCGTCGAAGCCGGAACGCTGCGAACGGTGATCGATCGCATTTATCCGTTGGAACAAATCGTGGATGCCCACCGCTATGTGGAAACCGGGAAGAAGCAGGGAAACGTCGTCATCACGGTGGCGCCGGCCCCTGCTGTTTGA
- a CDS encoding zinc-binding dehydrogenase: protein MKHHRIVVARHGGPEVLQMIEEELPEPQSGEVRVKVQTAGVSAYDLMFRRSGMLPGTPHVPFTLGTDVVGVADKLGEGVSTIELGKTLAGMTFSRGGLGGYSEYICLPASDLVSVPAGIDPVEAVCLLANYLTAHLALHHSAEVQSGERVLIHGAAGGVGTALLDLGKLAGLEMYGTASKYNHEVVSGYGATPIDYHTEDFVERVRDLTGVGADAVFDPIGGARQLWRSKRAVRRGGRLVWFGVAATKKGGMRVIPFTMAMMALLMVLPDGKQVMSVPDLGKENALYRQTLTDLLDLLVAGKIKPLIAARIPLAEAARAHELLERGGYAGKVVLVTGG from the coding sequence ATGAAACATCATCGTATCGTCGTCGCTCGGCACGGCGGACCGGAAGTCCTCCAGATGATCGAAGAGGAACTGCCTGAGCCTCAATCCGGCGAAGTGCGGGTGAAGGTTCAGACCGCCGGAGTCTCTGCCTACGATCTGATGTTCCGGCGCTCCGGGATGCTTCCCGGAACGCCGCACGTGCCGTTCACCCTCGGGACGGACGTCGTCGGCGTGGCGGACAAACTGGGAGAGGGGGTTTCTACCATCGAGCTGGGGAAAACTCTCGCCGGCATGACGTTTTCGCGTGGCGGTCTTGGCGGTTATTCGGAGTACATCTGTTTGCCTGCGAGCGATCTGGTTTCCGTGCCTGCAGGGATCGATCCTGTCGAGGCCGTTTGTCTCCTGGCGAATTACCTGACTGCGCATCTCGCGCTGCATCACAGCGCAGAGGTCCAAAGCGGAGAGCGCGTCCTAATCCACGGTGCTGCGGGAGGGGTGGGGACTGCGCTGCTCGATCTCGGGAAGCTCGCCGGGTTGGAGATGTACGGCACGGCATCCAAATACAATCACGAAGTCGTATCGGGATATGGGGCTACGCCGATCGACTATCACACCGAAGACTTTGTTGAGCGCGTGCGTGACCTCACCGGCGTTGGCGCGGACGCCGTGTTTGATCCCATCGGCGGTGCGCGGCAGCTTTGGAGATCGAAAAGAGCCGTGCGCAGAGGCGGACGTCTGGTGTGGTTCGGAGTGGCCGCAACGAAGAAGGGCGGCATGCGGGTCATTCCGTTCACCATGGCAATGATGGCGCTGCTGATGGTCCTTCCGGACGGCAAGCAGGTCATGAGCGTGCCGGATCTTGGCAAGGAAAATGCCTTATATCGCCAAACGCTAACGGACCTGCTCGATTTACTCGTCGCGGGAAAAATCAAACCGCTGATAGCGGCGCGCATTCCGTTGGCCGAGGCCGCTCGCGCTCACGAACTGCTCGAGCGTGGAGGCTACGCAGGTAAAGTAGTTCTCGTTACTGGTGGGTGA
- a CDS encoding ABC transporter ATP-binding protein, which produces MRESVINVKDFRKTYGDFVAVDGISFDVREGEIFGLLGPNGAGKTSTLESLEGLREPNGGSLRVGGIDPTRDPRGLRNVIGVQLQSSALPESITPDEAMKFFCAYHGVTPRFDLLDRLGLHEKRKAQFFELSTGQQRRLALALAVAHEPPVLFLDEPTAGLDVATRTELHDLMREMKDVGTAIILATHDMAEAEELSDRVAILLNHKIVATGTPLEITATGAELTKVSVRTRDSCLSESTTSLPAVSQHLSKETYEIYYSTDIGPTVAAIIAQVESRGDVLIDLRVERPSLEDRFLEITRPNTAAGGAR; this is translated from the coding sequence ATGAGAGAATCGGTCATCAACGTTAAAGATTTTCGCAAGACCTACGGCGATTTCGTCGCCGTGGACGGCATCAGCTTCGACGTCAGGGAAGGTGAGATTTTTGGCTTGCTCGGACCCAACGGCGCCGGAAAGACCAGCACGTTGGAAAGCCTGGAGGGGCTGCGTGAACCAAATGGGGGTTCTCTGCGGGTGGGGGGCATCGATCCGACCAGAGATCCCCGAGGGCTGCGTAACGTGATCGGCGTGCAACTGCAGTCCTCTGCGTTGCCGGAAAGCATCACCCCCGACGAGGCGATGAAATTCTTCTGCGCTTATCACGGTGTGACGCCTCGCTTCGACCTGTTGGACCGGCTGGGTCTGCATGAGAAACGGAAGGCGCAGTTCTTCGAGCTTTCCACCGGGCAGCAGCGCCGCCTTGCGTTGGCACTTGCGGTGGCGCACGAACCGCCGGTGCTTTTCCTGGATGAACCGACGGCGGGGTTGGACGTGGCAACTCGGACTGAATTGCATGACTTGATGCGCGAAATGAAAGACGTCGGCACGGCCATCATCTTGGCCACGCACGACATGGCCGAAGCGGAGGAGCTGTCGGATCGAGTGGCCATCTTGCTGAATCACAAGATCGTCGCGACCGGCACCCCGCTGGAAATCACGGCCACAGGAGCGGAGTTGACCAAGGTTTCCGTACGGACTCGAGACTCCTGTCTCTCCGAAAGCACCACCTCCTTGCCCGCGGTAAGCCAACACTTATCGAAAGAGACCTACGAGATCTATTACAGCACCGATATCGGTCCGACTGTGGCCGCCATCATTGCGCAGGTCGAATCCCGGGGGGATGTGTTGATCGACTTGCGTGTGGAACGGCCGTCGCTCGAGGATCGTTTCCTCGAGATCACCCGTCCCAACACGGCAGCAGGAGGCGCACGATGA
- a CDS encoding ABC transporter permease translates to MTAFLNHFSFEFRTGIRNKTLLLMNYLFPLGFFLMMGFVMGAINPLFIESMTPAMVVFAILAATFLGIPDPLVNARENGIFRSYKINGVPSISILVIPALTTMLHLLIVAGIITATAAPLFDAPLPIDWFHYFLVFLVMAFACAGISVLIGVISANSRITVLWSQLFFIPSIMLGGMMFPSSMLPEVAAKFAQLLPAAHAMNAFNGLAMGNAADYSPWGSVIVLALTGLLAFALAVYLFSWDSRNTTRRGHLALALLVLLPNIVGMFVL, encoded by the coding sequence ATGACCGCTTTTCTCAATCACTTTTCGTTCGAATTCCGCACGGGTATCCGCAACAAGACGCTGCTGTTGATGAACTATCTTTTTCCACTCGGATTTTTTCTGATGATGGGATTTGTCATGGGCGCGATCAACCCTCTTTTCATCGAGAGTATGACCCCGGCGATGGTTGTCTTTGCCATTTTGGCGGCCACCTTTCTGGGCATTCCAGATCCGCTGGTCAACGCACGCGAAAACGGCATCTTCCGCAGCTACAAGATCAACGGCGTCCCTTCGATTTCGATTCTCGTCATCCCGGCCTTGACGACGATGCTGCATCTGCTGATCGTAGCGGGAATCATCACTGCCACCGCCGCACCGCTGTTTGACGCTCCGCTTCCGATTGATTGGTTCCACTATTTCCTGGTCTTCCTCGTCATGGCTTTCGCCTGTGCGGGCATCAGCGTGCTGATCGGGGTGATTTCGGCGAATTCGCGCATCACGGTGCTCTGGTCGCAGCTTTTCTTCATCCCCTCCATCATGTTGGGCGGCATGATGTTCCCGTCCAGTATGCTACCTGAGGTTGCCGCCAAATTCGCCCAACTCTTGCCCGCTGCACACGCCATGAATGCCTTCAATGGACTGGCGATGGGAAACGCAGCCGATTATTCCCCCTGGGGTTCCGTGATCGTCCTGGCACTTACCGGTTTACTCGCCTTTGCGCTGGCAGTCTACCTGTTCAGTTGGGACAGCCGCAACACCACCAGGCGCGGCCATCTTGCACTGGCACTGCTGGTTCTGTTACCCAACATTGTGGGAATGTTTGTGTTGTAA
- a CDS encoding acyltransferase family protein: MVKSGIQGKMSGSSRLVFVDHLRAFLIILVVLHHVAAVYGAGTEFYYVEPPFTDPTAFSLLLAFMLLNQAWFMGAFFLLAGYFTPGSFDRKGFGSFLKARLLRLGIPLVFFMLVLNPLSSVGFYLMPSELTGITTPLTLKALYPETIGLGPMWFVALLLVFSIGYAIWRRLAAERTSNETYRSSSLGYLGVGLFILALAGISYLMRMIVPIGEDVRGFPTLAYLPQYLSFFILGIVASRRDWFRGISNTMGAIGIIAALIAGVVLFPYLFSGKWFTLEVSNNLEIAMGNGNWQSALYALFDSVFAVGMCLGLIPFFRRVLNKPSRLGSFLSRQSYAVYVFHIPVIVFLAYALRGLELANLLKFAVVSLIAVPACFLLAFIIRRITFVSKIL; encoded by the coding sequence ATGGTTAAGTCAGGAATTCAAGGGAAGATGAGCGGATCTTCCCGTCTGGTGTTCGTCGATCACTTGCGCGCTTTTTTGATCATCCTCGTCGTGCTGCACCACGTGGCGGCGGTCTACGGCGCGGGGACGGAGTTCTATTACGTCGAGCCGCCGTTCACCGACCCGACCGCCTTCAGCCTGCTTTTGGCGTTCATGCTGCTCAATCAGGCCTGGTTCATGGGCGCGTTCTTCTTGCTGGCGGGTTACTTCACGCCGGGCTCGTTCGATCGAAAGGGATTCGGTTCTTTCCTCAAAGCGCGTCTACTGCGCCTGGGTATTCCGCTGGTCTTCTTCATGTTGGTGCTCAACCCGCTTTCCTCGGTCGGCTTCTACCTCATGCCCTCCGAACTCACCGGCATCACGACGCCGCTGACCTTGAAGGCGCTCTACCCCGAAACCATCGGCCTCGGGCCGATGTGGTTCGTCGCCTTGCTGCTCGTCTTTTCAATCGGCTACGCCATATGGCGCCGGCTGGCCGCTGAGCGAACATCAAACGAAACGTACCGATCTTCTTCTCTCGGCTATCTTGGGGTGGGACTTTTCATCCTTGCGTTGGCGGGGATCAGTTATCTGATGCGCATGATCGTTCCGATTGGAGAAGATGTGCGCGGCTTTCCGACGCTGGCTTACCTGCCGCAGTATCTCAGCTTTTTTATCTTGGGGATTGTGGCATCACGCAGAGATTGGTTCCGTGGGATATCGAACACGATGGGTGCGATCGGGATTATCGCTGCCTTGATCGCGGGCGTGGTTTTGTTCCCCTATTTGTTCAGCGGAAAATGGTTCACGCTTGAGGTTTCGAACAATCTGGAAATCGCCATGGGCAATGGGAACTGGCAATCTGCACTGTACGCTTTGTTTGATTCCGTTTTCGCGGTAGGAATGTGCCTGGGCCTGATCCCCTTCTTCAGGCGGGTCCTGAACAAGCCGAGCAGGCTGGGGAGCTTCTTGTCCCGACAGAGTTATGCGGTTTACGTTTTTCACATCCCGGTCATCGTGTTCCTGGCCTACGCACTGCGAGGCCTCGAGTTGGCCAATCTGCTGAAATTCGCTGTGGTATCCTTGATCGCGGTACCGGCTTGCTTTCTCCTCGCTTTTATCATTCGCAGGATCACCTTCGTCTCAAAAATCCTGTAA
- a CDS encoding NUDIX hydrolase: MAIEIKKSDTVFQGKVFDVRIDQIINPAGKTQRIEYVNHAGGVTIIPVDEEDQILFVRQYRHPTGEELLELPAGSIEANEDPESCARRECREEVGMSPGSLRHLGGTFLAPGYSSEFLHYYLARDLSHAPLPPDEDEVIQVIRLSWNAALQKVTQNKIRDAKTVTGIFLAGMALGKWGNEN; encoded by the coding sequence ATGGCGATAGAAATCAAAAAATCGGACACCGTGTTCCAGGGCAAAGTCTTCGATGTGCGCATCGATCAAATTATAAATCCAGCCGGAAAGACGCAGCGCATCGAATATGTCAACCATGCCGGCGGCGTGACGATCATCCCCGTGGATGAAGAAGACCAAATCCTTTTCGTGCGTCAATATCGGCACCCGACGGGAGAAGAGCTGCTTGAACTCCCTGCGGGAAGCATCGAGGCAAACGAGGACCCCGAAAGCTGCGCCAGGCGGGAGTGTCGTGAAGAGGTCGGTATGTCGCCCGGTAGTCTACGACATCTCGGGGGCACTTTTCTCGCTCCAGGATATTCCAGCGAGTTCTTACATTATTATCTGGCGAGGGATCTCTCTCACGCGCCGCTGCCCCCGGACGAGGACGAAGTCATCCAAGTCATCCGGCTTTCATGGAACGCAGCCCTCCAGAAAGTAACGCAAAACAAAATTCGCGATGCGAAAACGGTGACCGGGATCTTCCTTGCAGGTATGGCCCTGGGGAAGTGGGGAAACGAGAATTGA
- a CDS encoding LysM peptidoglycan-binding domain-containing protein, with protein MSDQRLRYPVILILCFVVLLTACTRSASTAPPSEGEETQSGEPMDDTEATMEAIRSGILTKTAQVEMGIVGTDTPQAELAETQESSAASTEQVSEATATPTLGGVVEYTVKAGDWIWKIARQFDVDPQDIIDYNNLASPSSLEVGMVLKIPISSPPTHTPSEPRP; from the coding sequence ATGAGCGATCAGCGCCTGCGTTACCCGGTGATTCTGATTCTCTGCTTCGTCGTTCTACTGACTGCTTGCACACGTTCCGCTTCGACGGCTCCGCCATCCGAAGGCGAAGAGACACAAAGCGGAGAACCCATGGACGATACCGAAGCAACGATGGAAGCCATCCGATCCGGGATACTCACCAAGACGGCCCAGGTAGAAATGGGCATTGTCGGCACGGATACGCCGCAAGCGGAACTCGCCGAAACCCAGGAATCCTCGGCTGCCTCAACGGAACAGGTCTCGGAAGCGACCGCAACCCCAACGCTGGGAGGCGTGGTGGAATACACCGTCAAGGCTGGGGATTGGATCTGGAAAATTGCCCGACAGTTCGACGTCGATCCGCAAGACATCATCGACTACAACAACCTGGCCTCACCCAGTTCGCTCGAAGTCGGCATGGTGTTAAAGATCCCCATTTCATCGCCCCCTACCCATACGCCGTCTGAACCCAGGCCATAA
- a CDS encoding Zn-ribbon domain-containing OB-fold protein has product MQLPRHWRLNKQRYALEGEVCIHCQAKIFPPRDICPECGEEANSTLALSGRGQVYSFTKVSQAPASHEEQAPYTVALVKLDEGPTVTAQLTDLDEKQQPVEIGMPVEMVTRKLYSDGDRGLLIYGYKFRPLIRQS; this is encoded by the coding sequence ATGCAATTACCACGACACTGGCGCTTGAACAAACAACGTTACGCACTCGAAGGCGAAGTATGCATACATTGCCAGGCAAAGATTTTTCCGCCGCGGGATATCTGCCCGGAATGCGGTGAAGAGGCAAACAGCACCCTGGCCCTCAGTGGAAGAGGCCAGGTCTATTCGTTCACGAAAGTATCTCAGGCCCCAGCCAGCCACGAAGAGCAGGCGCCCTACACCGTCGCCCTCGTCAAACTCGACGAGGGTCCGACCGTGACCGCGCAGCTCACCGATTTGGACGAAAAACAGCAGCCGGTGGAAATCGGCATGCCGGTAGAAATGGTGACGCGAAAATTGTATTCGGACGGCGATCGCGGCTTGCTGATCTACGGATACAAGTTCCGGCCGCTCATCCGGCAATCCTGA
- a CDS encoding beta-ketoacyl synthase N-terminal-like domain-containing protein, with product MMTKSNPNDILIAGLGITPVGEHWEKQLRTLALEAITAARQDAGELVPEAIYVANSLAPVLSSQTQLGALVADFAGLRGVEAYTIQAAEASGGAAVRQAFLALRSGQIDVALVVGVEKISERPSAEVEDALVMSGDADYEAIHGVTTAAQAALVMQRYLYEFDVPQDAFAGFCVNAHANGANNPMAMFQRAIDESKYAKAPMLCPPVNMFDAAPIADGAAALVLTRAELFPETPSHPQVRIAASSQATSTVALHDRQDLLSFGAAIDSANKAYALAGIQAKDVQVFELHDRFSIFAALSLEACGFAQRGEGWKLAKDGSIRPEGSIPICTFGGSKARGDSCGATGVYQIAELCLQLQGRAGKNQIPEVQTGMAQCLGGTGATAATHILQRIDGS from the coding sequence ATGATGACAAAATCGAACCCCAACGACATTCTCATCGCCGGTCTCGGCATTACTCCCGTGGGAGAACACTGGGAGAAGCAATTGCGCACACTGGCGCTCGAAGCCATCACGGCAGCGCGCCAGGATGCGGGAGAACTGGTTCCCGAGGCGATTTACGTGGCCAACTCCCTGGCCCCCGTGCTTTCATCGCAAACACAACTGGGCGCATTGGTCGCCGACTTCGCCGGACTGCGCGGCGTCGAAGCATACACCATTCAAGCCGCCGAAGCTTCCGGCGGCGCCGCCGTACGCCAGGCGTTCCTCGCCCTGCGGTCCGGTCAGATCGACGTCGCCCTGGTCGTGGGTGTGGAAAAAATATCCGAACGACCCAGCGCCGAAGTGGAAGATGCCCTGGTGATGTCCGGCGACGCGGATTACGAGGCCATTCATGGCGTGACCACGGCGGCGCAGGCAGCGCTGGTGATGCAGCGCTACCTGTATGAATTTGACGTTCCGCAGGACGCCTTTGCCGGATTCTGCGTCAACGCCCACGCAAACGGCGCCAACAACCCGATGGCCATGTTCCAGCGGGCCATCGACGAGAGCAAATACGCCAAAGCGCCTATGCTCTGCCCGCCGGTCAACATGTTCGACGCCGCCCCAATCGCCGACGGCGCCGCAGCGCTCGTCCTCACGCGAGCCGAGCTATTTCCGGAAACACCTTCCCATCCCCAGGTTCGCATCGCGGCATCGTCACAAGCCACTTCGACCGTCGCGCTTCACGATCGACAGGATCTGCTTTCATTCGGCGCAGCGATCGACTCCGCCAACAAGGCTTACGCCCTCGCCGGCATCCAGGCCAAAGACGTTCAGGTTTTCGAGCTGCACGACCGCTTCTCGATCTTTGCCGCGCTCTCTCTCGAAGCTTGCGGCTTCGCGCAGCGCGGCGAAGGATGGAAATTGGCGAAGGATGGAAGCATTCGGCCGGAAGGCAGTATTCCCATTTGCACCTTCGGTGGTTCGAAGGCACGCGGCGATTCCTGCGGTGCAACCGGCGTGTATCAGATCGCAGAACTGTGCCTGCAGCTTCAAGGCCGTGCCGGCAAGAATCAAATTCCAGAGGTGCAGACGGGGATGGCGCAATGCCTGGGCGGTACGGGCGCGACGGCGGCGACGCACATCTTGCAGCGAATCGATGGGTCTTGA